The Thermotoga neapolitana DSM 4359 sequence GAAACAGAGGGACCCTACGTTGTGTTGAGGGCGGAAATGGACGCACTTCCCATCAAAGAGGAGACAGGATGGGAATTTGCCTCAAGAAACGACTACATGCACGCCTGCGGTCACGACTTTCACATGAGTGCCCTCTTCGGTGCCATGAAACGATTGAAGACTGTACGAAAGAATTTCCTCTTTGTTTTTCAGCCTGCCGAAGAAACCGGTGGTGGCGCAAAGGAGGTTGTTGAGTTTCTAAGAAAAAACTACACCATCAAAGCCGCTGTTGGATTCCACGTGACGGACGAGTACGATGTGGGGACGGTGGTGTCGAGAGCCGGGGTGTTGTTTGCCTCGGCGACGGAATTCGATGTATACTTTAAAGGTGTCCCTGCTCACATTGCCTTTGCCGAAAAAGGAAAAGACGCTTTGAAAGTGGCTGTTTCTTTCCTGCACTGGCTTTATGGCAGAAAGTGGGATGCCCTCGTTGGTGTTGGGAAAATCGTTGGTGGTCGGGTGAGAAACGTGGTTCCTTCAGAGGTGAAGATAGAAGGTACCATAAGAGCAAAATCGTTGAAGATAGCAGAAGAAATATTATCAGAGATGAAGAATCAACTTTTGAGTCTCAAAGATAGTTCTGGTGTTGATTTTTCTCTCGAAAAGGGAAGTGTCTATCCGGAGGTGAAGGTCAACGCAGACCTTCTGGAGATATTGAAGAAAACCTGTGAAAGATTGAACCTCAGGTTCATCGAATGCGAAATGAAGAAGACTGGAGAAGACTTTGGATACTTCACGCAGGTGTTTCCATCTCTTTCCTTCTGGTTTGGTGTGGGAGAAGGGGAAAAGAGAGTTGGACTTCATCATCCTTGCTTTCTTCCAAAGGACGAGTACATACCTCTGGCATCTGAGCTTCTTGCCTTTCTTGCGGAGGCAATATGAGGAGTGTGAACGAGATGAATCTGGAAGAGATTGTCGAACAGTTGAAAGCAAAAAAGATCAAGTTGACGACACAGAGAATGGAAATCATAAAGTTCGTATCGAAGATGGAAAAAGGACACTTCGAAGCAAAGGAACTGTTCTCTGTCCTTTCAAAAAAGATACCATCCCTTTCCATAGCAACGCTGTACAGCACCCTGTACCTTCTTGTGGATCTCGGTGTGATATACTCTTTCAGCGATGGGCAGAAAACTATCTTCGACTTCAACCCTGCACCACACGGACACTTCGTATGCAGGATCTGTGGAAAGATAGAAGACATCGAGATAAAAAAACTGGATCTTGAAAAGATCAGGGGAAAGAGAGAGAAGATAGAAATCGTCATACGTGGTGTGTGTGAAGATTGTCTGAAGAGGGTGAAAGATTGAGGTTTTTCACCCAGTTGTTGTCTATTCTTCTGATAGTTGTGGGCACAATTGGATTTATAGGATGGGTGGCTTTTTATTTCCTTGAACCCTACATTTCCACTTTTCTGGGGGTTAGCGTTCCGAAGAACTTTCTTGCGGTGTTGCTTTCTTTGTTTCTTCCGTTTCTCTTTTCGGGAATTTCCTTGAACTATTACACTTCTTCTGGAAAGAAATGGCTTGCGGTACTTGGTTTTCTTCTTCTTTTTCCTTCCCTGGTAGCCCAGCTCTATGGTCTTTACGTCTTTGGAAATCTTGTTTCCAGACTCATCGGTGTATACGTTCTCTTTTTACTCTTCACCGTGGTGTTGCTTGCCTTCTTTTTGACTGTCATCAGGAGGGATGAGTCCTGAAAGTCCTCGGTGTTGTGGTTGAATACAACCCGTTCCACAACGGCCACCTCTATCATCTGACACAGGCTAGAGAGATCGTAAAACCTGAATACACAATTGCTGTGATGAGTGGGAACTTCTGTCAAAGAGGAGAACCTGCGGTGATAGATAAATTTGCCCGCGCCGAGATTGCCCTGAAAATGGGGATAGACGTTGTCCTGGAACTTCCAACGACTTTTGCCATCCAGGATGCGGGTGGTTTTGCGTTCGGTGCTGTGAGTCTGCTCGACGCAACTGGTGTTGTCACAGATGTTGTCTTTGGAAGCGAGTCCAACGATATAGATTTCCTGTGGCAGGTGGCGAAAATCCTTTTTGAACAGCCTGAGGAATACAAATCGTTTCTGCATGAAGAATTGAAGAAGGGCCATTCTTTTCCAAACGCGCGCAAATTTGCTTTGATGAGGTACTTTTCCC is a genomic window containing:
- a CDS encoding M20 family metallopeptidase, whose product is MDEIELRHLLHMNPEPSFKEFKTQEILKSAIQKIGYGKIMEVAGTGLVVEKKETEGPYVVLRAEMDALPIKEETGWEFASRNDYMHACGHDFHMSALFGAMKRLKTVRKNFLFVFQPAEETGGGAKEVVEFLRKNYTIKAAVGFHVTDEYDVGTVVSRAGVLFASATEFDVYFKGVPAHIAFAEKGKDALKVAVSFLHWLYGRKWDALVGVGKIVGGRVRNVVPSEVKIEGTIRAKSLKIAEEILSEMKNQLLSLKDSSGVDFSLEKGSVYPEVKVNADLLEILKKTCERLNLRFIECEMKKTGEDFGYFTQVFPSLSFWFGVGEGEKRVGLHHPCFLPKDEYIPLASELLAFLAEAI
- a CDS encoding Fur family transcriptional regulator — protein: MRSVNEMNLEEIVEQLKAKKIKLTTQRMEIIKFVSKMEKGHFEAKELFSVLSKKIPSLSIATLYSTLYLLVDLGVIYSFSDGQKTIFDFNPAPHGHFVCRICGKIEDIEIKKLDLEKIRGKREKIEIVIRGVCEDCLKRVKD